aacatactgCATACTTTTATTTGCAAATTTTAAATTATAGACCTATATTTGTAAATATGGCAAATTATAAGcattgtttttgtatttttcctaAAATGAAATCAAATTGTATATGTTTACTAACTTTTAGTGTGTCTTGTTGTTAAgtctttcatatttttttattcttgtAGGTTGAGCCTTgaattgtttaatttttatacaattCAGTTTAATTAGCCATTGCAAATTTCaaagaattttttaatttaattgatttctTTTTACATTTAAACAAACACAATTGGATCTTAATCATACTTTATTATGTAGAATTACATTTTAGATTTCTAAACTTATACAcatctttattttttcttattcagtgcttattatattattattattagtttggttaccattaattatattatattatatattattattatttactatTTCATTGAGtcatagaaaataataataataataataataataataataataataataatggaaaCTTGCAtggaaattcattttttaaactTGTTTACAGATATATTAAGtgtaataattttaattatattaaactaagtaatattatttttaatatatttgaaaGACTAAGTTTATAAGTTACTAGTCtatgatatatttttagaaatttagaatttatgatttgaggtttagaatttttaaattaggatataaatatatgatatatagaaaaaattgacatatttaaaattaattttaataatataaaagatataataataataataaccttataaattcctcaaataaataaataaataaatagcaaccttataaaaataataataataataataaaaggatAGAAACTCAATAACAAAATTTAGAAAATTTAGGAGCGCATGAGGTGCCTTGTTTTTGGCGTATGCACGAAAAAAATAaactattttcttttctttggtaGGAAAAAATTTAGGTAAGGATAGGTCTACTCACTCCCAAATCAGGATGAGGGTTTACAGTGGAAATTAAAAATCAAGTGTTTAATCCTTAAACGGTGAAGACCTAaaagatgtttttttttctgtaaGGACAACTTAACCATTTTGCAAAACATAATAAAGACTTCGATATATTTAGTCTTTGTAATATCCAAAATCTTGTCATTGCTCcatataatattatttagtaatatttccCTCTAAGATATTTCCATAAATGATATTAACcaattttgaaagaaaaattaaatgattTGTTAATTTTGGTTACATGATACAATTTTTGACACTCATATCTAAATGTGGCAATTGTTCTATTTTTTCATATAAACTTAATATAGATAGATAAAtaaagaattaaatttttttatttactcaTATATTAACTgtatatagaaaaaaattaaaataaggattatttttaaataaaactccGTGGTTTTACATTTGTTGCAGATCGGTATCTATTGTCGTtggcaaaattttcatttttctaaattttgccgataacgatctcaaaataagaattttcaagaattaaaagatattttaagaaactttaattcttcaacttattaggtttgaggttatttagatggttttttatgagagagaaagttaatgtttaaagagaaaaaactgaaaaaatgatgattttgaaatataaaaaatgtggttccataataaatttgatactaaataattttaattcttgaaaattttcagtttgagatcgttatcggccaaatttagaaaaatgaaaatttttctAGCCATAAGTAccgatctaaaaaaaatatgaaaccacATAGCATTTATTTGACACTAACTCTTAAAATAATTACCATGTATATATGTCACGTGACAAAAGTTAACTTATcccctacttttttttttaatccaaagGGCAATACTATAGAGGGCAAAGGTTAAATACACTATgggtcactgaactttaataGTTGTCTCAATGATTtccaatttatctcaataaaaatattcaattttgaattttgtcttAATAAAAGTCACTTTGACGACTCCAAGAATACAAAGGCATTCGCGTCACTATTAGTCAATTTTCATCGCTGACCGAAACAATATGTGACTGCCACCTGGCTAAATAAATGACACATGGTTGCCACCTAGCTGGCCGAAACAACACGCGGCTGCCACCTAGCTGACACATGTCGTTTCGAGTAGCTATGTGGTAGCCACATGTCATTTAGGTGAAAATCACATATCATTTCGGCCAGCGGTGAAAGTCGACTAATGTTAATGTGGAAACCACTTCAAATTTTCGGTGTCTTTTACTCTTGAAGTCTCTAGAGTGACTATATTgaaacaaaactcaaaattgaatgattttattcatacaaattgaagttgaaggTTTATTTTGATATAACCATTAAAATTCAGTGACCAAAGCTAAATTTAATCCCAAGGACTAAATCGTACCAAATAGTACTAAAATGAGGCAAAATAGTAAGATTTTAGGTACCAAAATACCAAATACGGTTTTATTCCTAAAAAGACATGTGTCTTCTAAAGACATTGGTCTCTATAAAAAGCTGTTGAGACCTTAAAACTCCTCAATCAAAAACATCAAatctgaaagaaaaaaaagtggtTCAATTCACTTAACTCTCTCTAAACTCAAAAATGGCATTGCAACCAGCAGTTTTTCGATCAATCAACACACAAAAGCAAAGTTTCCTCGgatttttcaatcaatcaacctATTTTTCTCCGAAAATTAACTTCTCCATTAATAAACAAGCAAGAGCTTGTTTAACTTCAAAATCACAGCAACAAGAAGATCGTCGAGTAGCTAATTTTCCTCCCACTGTTTGGGGCGATCGCTTTAGCTCCTTAAACTTCAATGACTCGGTACGTTTTAACTCCATTTCTATGTCTGTTTCTGTATCCATTTCcgttttattttatgtttgaaAACTAAGTTTTTGTGCAGAAATTTGAATGGTATGAGAGACAAGTGAAATCTCTTAGAGAAAACATTGCGGTTATGTTGGATTCAGCTGTTGATTTTGTGGAGAAAATCGTTTTGATTGACTCACTGTGTCGTCTCGGTGTATCGTATCATTTTGAGGAAACCATTGAAGAACAGTTAGAATGTATTTTCAATGATCAACTTCAGATttttgatgaaaatgattatgaTCTCTACACTGTTTCTCTTGCATTTCGGGTTCTGAGACAACATGGATTCAAAATGTCTACAGGTTGgtagtttatttatttgtttggtaaataatttattggtcCCTACACTTTTACCGAATGCATGGTTTTAGTTtccgtattttaataatatattttttagtctcgtattttaataataaattaataaataatttaataatatttacatATCAACAAAACACAATCTTCCCATAACACAGTCCCCTAATTCGAAACCTTAAATATTATGATAgacattttacgttttttattttattaatttgacagtttataaactaaattgatTTTTAAATCCATTTTATAAAGTTCCAAATCGGGTTGGAGACCTATAtattgtcaatatataaatgtagtttaaaaaataaagatgtCGTTCATTATAATCGGAATTTAACAGTATAACTtaaaatactttattttataaaacaaCATATTACAGATCTATATTTAGaactcaaaaaaaatatatatatttacaaataaaacaaactaCATATTTTTTCCTACTTTActctttaatttattaatttattgatccattttatgcaaattatataatttatcaaaaaaataaaaactctaTATAAAACAAACTGAATCTAAAATTAAAACTTCCTAAACCAAGTCTCAttttggtttttattattttacttcAAACAGtacataataaaatattttattaggaTTAAAAAACACCcagtttttttgttatttttcattaatcCTTAGTAATGCTGATGCACTATAGTTTAAGATTCctgataattatttattaataaagtttCAAATAAGGTAGACTGGGTTTGAACCGGTACACACTATAAGTCCAAATAACATTTTATTATAAAGAGTTGTGTGAAAATAAtgaacattatttttaaaatgttatctattagtataaaaatttgttttttttgttttttcttattCAACACCGATTGTGAGAATCTTTTTAATGGACTATGAATCAGATGTATTCAACAAGTTCAAAGATACCGACGGAAAGTTCAAATCGTCGCTACTAAACGACGCTAAAGGTTTACTTAGCCTTTATGAAGCAACCCATTTGAGTATCCCCGGAGAAGACATTCTCGACGAAGCTTACGATTTCTCGAAGGCATTTCTACAATCATCGGCAATTGAATCCTTCCCCGATCTCAAACAACACATAACGAACGCCTTGGAACAACCTTATCACAATGGTATACCGAGATTAGAAGCAAGGAAGTTCATCGATTTATACCAAAACGATGAATCCCGAAACGACATTTTGCTTGAGTTTGCCAAGTTGGATTTCAATAGGGTGCAGTTCATACATCAACAAGAAATCAACCACTATTCCgggtaattaattaacattttctTCGTttttatacatattttttaGGGACTAAGAATCCGCGACGGATAATTCCGTCGCAAATTTATTCCGTGATTTTACAAACTCTTTTAAAATCATTAGTGATGGATATTATACATTAACCGATAGAAATTTCCTCCTTAACTCAATCCCTTCGTCCCTATTCTCAGATAGAATTCCGATGAGTCCGTGTACCTCTGGTTCCGCCACTAAATTTTAGTATTTGATTGTTTTTGTAGGTTATGGAAGAAGTTGGACCTTAAGTCGGAGATTCCTTACGCAAGAGACAGAATGGCCGAAATATTCTTCTGGGCTAGTTCCACTTATTTTGAGCCAAAATATGCACATTGTCGAATGATCATCGCAAGAGTTGTTTTGCTTATATCACTAGTTGATGATACGATCGATGCTTATGCAACCATTGATGAAATCCATCGTCTTGCTGATGCAGTTGAgaggtttttatttttactttacaAAAGATTAATTTTATCGTCATCGTATAAAATAACTCAATTGATCCGTGTGGTAAAAAACTTTAGCTCAATTTTAATCTCATAAAAGAAAATTTAGTTCAATTTTATCGTTTTATAGGTACTTACCGACGAAAATAGTAACAGAATCCTTTAGATAGAGTTTCTACCATAGAGAAAAAATTGAGTCATTTTGTATAATGAGGGTACAATTTAATTTCCCCAATAACCTTGGGAAAAATAAACCCTTATCTCAATTTTGAacttaaggtttttttttttcatataacgACAAGGTCAACGATAAGGAATTGATTCTTATAATATCCTCACTTCATATCACGGAAAATATCTATATAGGTGGATTAATATGTAAAGTCCACTATAGAATTGGTCCTATAATTTCGAGTgctttatataaaatttaagaaaaatgtCCAATTAATAAAacgaaaaatataataatttagaaTTTAATTATAGAAAGAAAGTAAAAATAGTTTTTCTTGCGGTctttgaaataaaataattgCTGTCGCACTTTATTTTCCCTAGttcaattttacttttttttttagggAATCCACTGAAAATTTGTTGGAAATTACTATAAATTTCAATTgcaaatttaagaaaattaatactATAATTCAGTCTACCAAAATAGATTAATTAAGGATACTTTTCTTctcaattataatatttttattattattattattattctttcaGGTGGGACATAAGTTGTCTTGAAGACTTACCAGACTACATGAAAAGATTCTACACATTGTTACTGAACACATTTTCTGACTTTGAGAAAGAGTTGAAAGATCAAGGAAAATCTTACTCAGTTAAATTTGGGAAAGAAGcggtaaaaatacaaaaaattaaccatttaattaccataataattatcataattaactgattaatttaaattaattcttaTTTCAGTACCAGGAATTAGTGAGGGGATATTACTTGGAAGCAAAGTGGCTTAATGAGGGGAAAGTTCCATCGTTCGATGAGTACATGTATAATGGATCAATGACTACTGGATTGCCACTTGTCAGTACTGTTGGATTTATGGGAGTTGAAAAAATTAAAGGAACTGAAGAATTTGATTGGCTGAAAACTTATCCTAAACTCAGTTATGTCTCTGGTGCTTTTATCAGATTAGTGAATGACCTAACTTCTCACAAGGTAAATTATTCATCTCGTTAAATTATCGATgtcattttaatatatattatatcgggttttattgttattttatatattagggttaaatttaaaCTATGTCCCTGAAAACGAGAACTGAATTTAGTTGTTGGTAAAATTATTGGGAGATAATCAATTTTATTGTTAGGATtaatgttaattttatttatttttaagtaattatcaacaaAATTTACTAAGAAATCAATTTCTTTTGGTAATTATTACATCAtctatgttaattaattgatttaaaatttaaattgataGGGAAAGTTAAAGAAGaataattattattgttattatctttaATACACATAATTATtagtaatatttttaataagtaacgttgttgtcgtgtgaccaagaggtcacgggttcgagtcttaagagcggcctcttgccaaataaattggcaggggaagacTGTTAGCGAAACTGGAACTAGGATAGCCTCGGGGCCCcgagtacacccttgtggtgggacccctccccggatcctcgctcagcggggacgcgtagtgcgaccgggccgcccttttttttaaataaatgttAAGATAAGTTTAGATTTC
The DNA window shown above is from Euphorbia lathyris chromosome 1, ddEupLath1.1, whole genome shotgun sequence and carries:
- the LOC136220896 gene encoding casbene synthase, chloroplastic-like, which gives rise to MALQPAVFRSINTQKQSFLGFFNQSTYFSPKINFSINKQARACLTSKSQQQEDRRVANFPPTVWGDRFSSLNFNDSKFEWYERQVKSLRENIAVMLDSAVDFVEKIVLIDSLCRLGVSYHFEETIEEQLECIFNDQLQIFDENDYDLYTVSLAFRVLRQHGFKMSTDVFNKFKDTDGKFKSSLLNDAKGLLSLYEATHLSIPGEDILDEAYDFSKAFLQSSAIESFPDLKQHITNALEQPYHNGIPRLEARKFIDLYQNDESRNDILLEFAKLDFNRVQFIHQQEINHYSGLWKKLDLKSEIPYARDRMAEIFFWASSTYFEPKYAHCRMIIARVVLLISLVDDTIDAYATIDEIHRLADAVERWDISCLEDLPDYMKRFYTLLLNTFSDFEKELKDQGKSYSVKFGKEAYQELVRGYYLEAKWLNEGKVPSFDEYMYNGSMTTGLPLVSTVGFMGVEKIKGTEEFDWLKTYPKLSYVSGAFIRLVNDLTSHKTEQARGHVASCIDCYMKQHGVTKEIAVKALEKMARECWKEMNEEVMRPTQFPVDLLMRIVNLVRLTDVSYKYGDGYTDSQQLRHYVKGLFVDPIPL